AGTTAACAGTAGAAAAATAAAATAATTAACTTAAATTAAAACATTCTATGGCTAAAACATAGAATGTTTTTTTGTTTTAGTGTAAATTAGTATTAAATTATTTTTAATAATCAAGAAATATTTAATTTATTTATAAGGAGATATGGAATGCTTAAAATTGTGGCTTATGGTGTTCGTGAAAACGAAGTGGCCTTTTTTGAAAAGTTAAACAAGTATCATTATGACTTGAAACTAGAACAGGAATTGTTGACTCATGATAATGTGGCAACTGCTAAGGGTGCGGATGCCGTATTATTGCGCGCCAATTGTGTTGCTGATGCAAAAAACTTGGCTAAATTCCATGATTGGGGAATAAAGTATGTTTTTACACGGACAGTTGGCTTTAATCATATTGATTTAAAAACCTGCGCCGAATATGGAATGAAGGTTGCGCGAGTTCCTGCGTATTCACCTTATGCGGTTGCAGAATTGGCGTTAACTCTAGGGATGATGCTGTTTCGCCATCTTGCACTAGCAACGACTAGTACAGATAATGGTGACTTTCGCGTGTTACCCAGCATGTTTTCTGGTGAAATCCATTCAGGAACTGTTGGAATTATTGGTACTGGGCGAATTGGTGCTACTGAAGCTAAACTTTATCATGGGTTTGGCACCAATGTCCTTGCCTATGATCCATACCCAAGTGATTATGCGAAACAATTTGTAACGTTTGTTAGCCAAGATGAATTGCTCGCTAAGTCTGATATTGTTTCAATTCACGTTCCGTATTTCCCTGGGCAAAATGATAAGCTGATTGATGCTGCCTTTCTAAGTAAAATGAAGAAGTCAGCAGTGCTAGTTAATACGGCAAGGACGCAGCTGGCAGATTATGATGCAATTATTGCTGCTGTCAAAAATGAGACAATTGCTGGCTTTGCTTCGGATGTTTTGCCTAATGAGGCTAAAGTGATGGGGCATAACTTTAACGGTCAAATTACTGATTCACAAACAAGGCAATTGCAAGAACTCTATCCTAAAGTCTTGCTCACACCGCATATTGGCTCTTACACCAGTCCAGCCTTGATTGATATGATTGCGGTCAGTTACGAAAACTTTCATCAGGTTTTGCTGACTGGTCGCACCGATAATGACGTTAAGTTAGAATGATAACTAAAAAAGCACAAGTTCTTGATATAAAAACTTGTGCTTTTAGTTATTTAAAGTGATAATTTAAAATTTTATTTAGGTATTGATGCCGTCTGGCTAGTGATGAATTAGTAATACCGCCAAAATGTAGCCAATGTCTATCTTGCATGCCTAACTGGTGTAAAGTGTGATTGATGAAAATTCTCTTAATTGCATTGCCATTAAATAAGCGAATGTAAAACTTAGGCGAAGTTGAAGTTGTTAAGACGTATGTATGCTTGATATTCGTTAATTCACCGTGAACACCAGTTTTGGAAACAGTGTGGGACAGTCCATCTCCTTCTTTCATTACTTTATCGATAAAGCCTTTGAGCATACCAGGAATACTATTCCACCAAAGCGGTGTGATAAAAATAATGGTTGATGCGCTTTTTAATAGAGCTAGATATTTTTTAACAAGTGGGTCATGGGTATTGCCATCATGAAATAACCGTAATTCTTCTTGGTCGTAAACTGGGTTAAAGCCATCATGGTATAAGTCAATTACAGTGAAGTCACTCTTATTTCTAGTCAAATTTGTCTTAATTGCTGTTAAAACGGCATGATTAAAACTTTTGTCGTAGGGATGACAGTAGATAATTAATGTTTTCATTTCATTCGTCTCCTTTAATCATTTGAATAAGTGTTAGTTGAACTAATTGTTTGTTGTAATTTGTAATGCCGTTTTTAATTAGTAGAGCATAGCCTTGGATGAAAGACCAAATTTGAATGAAAAAATCATCGCTGGTAGTACTGTTATTCTGAGTAATTTGGTCAGTTAATTGACGCATTTTTACTAGAAATGGAAATTCGTTAGCAGTATTTTTAAAGGCAGCTGTAGCATTTTCATTGAAAAAAAGGAATTCCATTGTGTTTGGATGTTCTTGTACCTGGTTAACAAAATAATCAGCAATTTGTAGAAGTTGTGCTTCTGGCTTATCGTTGTGAAAGTCAATTTGTGCGATAAAGTCTTGTGATAATTTAATAGTTGCTTGATTAAATAGGTCATTTTTACTAGTGAAATGCTTGTAAAAGGCGCCGGTTGTTAAACCAAGTGCAGCAGTTAATTTTCGTAGTGAAAGATTTTGAAAACCTTCTTGGTCAATAACTTGGATGGCTCGTTCAACTAATTGTTCTTCTGTTTTTTTCATATCTATCTTCCTATTTTAGATAACAGTGTTACCATGATTTCAACTTTTATGATAACACCGTTATCTTAAAAGGACAAGAAATTTTTGTAAAATAAAAAGCTTCCTTAATGGGGAAGCCTTTTATTGTTAGGACTAATCTTCGACTTTCTTAGCCTCATTCATCGCCTTCATCAATGAAGGGTTCTTAGAGTGACAATCCTTAATCATTTGCCAATCTTTTTCGTCTAATTTAACAACGTATTTGCTCATGATAAAATTCCTTTCATTAAAAATACAATTTAACTATAGCACTTTTCGCAATAATAGAAGAATAGAGTTCACAACTATTTTTGCAATTGTGTTGCAAAATTGATTGTTGTCTAGACCATTTGCTATGTGCAAATTTGATTTTTTACCAGTGAATGATGCTTCAGGTGTTGATTTTAACGGGATTATTAATTTTAGAAAGCGCTTTTGCAAAATATTACAATTATTACATAAAGTTGTCACTGGGTAATCAATTCTTAAAGTCTGAGAGATAGTTCTGTTATGGTTCTGACATTTTAACACTGTAGTATAGAGACAATCAAATTGAGTAAGTCGTTTTTGGATTTACTCAATTTTGGAAAGAAAATGATATGAAATTTTTTTATTAAGGAGAGATAATTTTTGAAGGTAAAATCTATCTTAGTTAAATCAGCAGCAGTGGCAGCATTAACAGTTTCAGGTGCAATGGTGATGAATAGTGCAAAGACAAGTACTGTTCACGCAGCAACGGTTGCTAATGATGCGGCAGTTGTTACAGTGAACTACGTTGACGGCAACTTAATTCACGTTTGGAATAATTACGAAAATCCAGTAGCTACTGGTCAAGTTTTACCAAGTAATTCTTCTTGGAAAGTTATCAAAACCGCTTACGATGCTCAAGGTCATAAATGGTACGACCTTGGCAAAAATCAATGGGTTAAAGCTGCATACGTTAACAAAGGCTACTCCCCAGCTCAAGATACACAAGTAACAACAAATAATGCAGCTAATACTAATAACACTGCTTCTACTAATCAAACTGTTGTTGCAACTACTTCTGATTCAGAATCCAGTGCCAAGGCATGGATTGCTGGACATGAATCAGGCGGCTCATACAGTGCGCAAAATGGCCAATATATCGGTAAATACCAGCTTTCTTCTTCATACCTTAACGGCGATTATTCTGCCGCTAACCAAGAACGAGTTGCGGATAATTATGTTGCTAGTCGTTACGGCTCATGGGCAGCTGCTAAGGCTTTCTGGCAAGCAAATGGTTGGTATTAATTTTTAAGATCACCAATATCATAAAACTGAATAATCTAAATAGGCGTTAGTCAAAATTGACTAACGCCTATTTTGTTGTAATTTTTTCACTAAAAGCTCAAGTGTTTTTAAAGAAATCGTTTACATTTTACTGAAAAATAGTATACTTAAATTAAAGATTATATAAGATTATATAATTAAATATAATTTAAGGAGTGGATATTATGAAAAAAGAACATATTGACCAGATTAATAGAGCGGTTGAGGAAGTTAAGAAGCGGGATATCAAGAGTATTTATTTTGTCGCTTGTGGTGGTTCGCAAGCGGTATTAATGCCAGGTAAATACATGATGGACAGAAATACTGACCTAATTAGCCAAGTATATACTGCAAATGAATTTGTTTATGATGCACCAAAATCCCTAGGCAAGAATTCAATTGTTATTTCGATATCACATTCTGGTACTACTCCAGAAACTGTTAATGCTACTAAATTAGGAAAAGAAAAAGGTGCCATCACTATTAGCTTTTCTCACGCTGATGAATCTCCATTATGGCAAGCAACTGAATTTCCAATTCACTATGATTGGGGAACAGATGCTGATGCCAGTGATTTAAATAAGCCTGTAGTATATGGTTTAGTATTTAAGTTGTTAGAGCACTTTACTGGTGATAAAAAGTGGGCTGTTTGCTTTGATGAATTGAATAAGTTACAAGACTTAACA
The sequence above is a segment of the Lactobacillus sp. ESL0677 genome. Coding sequences within it:
- a CDS encoding NAD(P)H-dependent oxidoreductase translates to MKTLIIYCHPYDKSFNHAVLTAIKTNLTRNKSDFTVIDLYHDGFNPVYDQEELRLFHDGNTHDPLVKKYLALLKSASTIIFITPLWWNSIPGMLKGFIDKVMKEGDGLSHTVSKTGVHGELTNIKHTYVLTTSTSPKFYIRLFNGNAIKRIFINHTLHQLGMQDRHWLHFGGITNSSLARRHQYLNKILNYHFK
- a CDS encoding SLAP domain-containing protein — protein: MKVKSILVKSAAVAALTVSGAMVMNSAKTSTVHAATVANDAAVVTVNYVDGNLIHVWNNYENPVATGQVLPSNSSWKVIKTAYDAQGHKWYDLGKNQWVKAAYVNKGYSPAQDTQVTTNNAANTNNTASTNQTVVATTSDSESSAKAWIAGHESGGSYSAQNGQYIGKYQLSSSYLNGDYSAANQERVADNYVASRYGSWAAAKAFWQANGWY
- a CDS encoding SIS domain-containing protein, with the translated sequence MKKEHIDQINRAVEEVKKRDIKSIYFVACGGSQAVLMPGKYMMDRNTDLISQVYTANEFVYDAPKSLGKNSIVISISHSGTTPETVNATKLGKEKGAITISFSHADESPLWQATEFPIHYDWGTDADASDLNKPVVYGLVFKLLEHFTGDKKWAVCFDELNKLQDLTVKVKKDHAESAEKWGQSYKRSANIYTIGSGINYGEVYSTAMCWFMEMQWINSAAINSGEYFHGPFEVTDYDVPFILVKSIGNTRHLDERVEKFAKQHTKCLEVLDQADLPLDDVKPEAKEFIAAILSGVVIRQMVEAIAYERGHSLDVRRYMWHLDY
- a CDS encoding TetR/AcrR family transcriptional regulator; its protein translation is MKKTEEQLVERAIQVIDQEGFQNLSLRKLTAALGLTTGAFYKHFTSKNDLFNQATIKLSQDFIAQIDFHNDKPEAQLLQIADYFVNQVQEHPNTMEFLFFNENATAAFKNTANEFPFLVKMRQLTDQITQNNSTTSDDFFIQIWSFIQGYALLIKNGITNYNKQLVQLTLIQMIKGDE
- a CDS encoding NAD(P)-dependent oxidoreductase gives rise to the protein MLKIVAYGVRENEVAFFEKLNKYHYDLKLEQELLTHDNVATAKGADAVLLRANCVADAKNLAKFHDWGIKYVFTRTVGFNHIDLKTCAEYGMKVARVPAYSPYAVAELALTLGMMLFRHLALATTSTDNGDFRVLPSMFSGEIHSGTVGIIGTGRIGATEAKLYHGFGTNVLAYDPYPSDYAKQFVTFVSQDELLAKSDIVSIHVPYFPGQNDKLIDAAFLSKMKKSAVLVNTARTQLADYDAIIAAVKNETIAGFASDVLPNEAKVMGHNFNGQITDSQTRQLQELYPKVLLTPHIGSYTSPALIDMIAVSYENFHQVLLTGRTDNDVKLE